A genomic segment from Drosophila willistoni isolate 14030-0811.24 chromosome 2L unlocalized genomic scaffold, UCI_dwil_1.1 Seg72.1, whole genome shotgun sequence encodes:
- the LOC6637887 gene encoding cofilin/actin-depolymerizing factor homolog encodes MASGVTVSDVCKTTYEEIKKDKKHRYVIFYIRDEKQIDVETVGDRNAEYDQFLEDIQKCGPGECRYGLFDFEYMHQCQGTSESSKKQKLFLMSWCPDTAKVKKKMLYSSSFDALKKSLVGVQKYIQATDLSEASREAVEEKLRATDRQ; translated from the exons atg GCTTCTGGTGTCACCGTTTCTGATGTTTGCAAAACAACATACGAGGAAATAAAAAAGGATAAGAAACATCGCTATGTCATTTTCTATATTCGCGATGAAAAGCAAATTGATGTTGAAACTGTTGGAGATCGTAACGCTGAATACGACCAATTTCTAGAAGACATCCAGAAGTGCGGTCCAGGAGAATGCCG aTATGgattatttgattttgaataCATGCACCAATGTCAAGGCACTTCAGAAAGTTCAAAGAAGCAAAAACTGTTCCTCATGTCATGGTGTCCCGATACCGCGAAG gtTAAGAAGAAGATGTTGTACTCCAGCTCTTTCGATGCTTTGAAGAAATCTCTTGTGGGAGTCCAGAAATACATACAAGCAACTGATTTGTCAGAGGCCTCCCGTGAAGCCGTCGAGGAGAAGCTTCGAGCTACTGATCGCCAATGA
- the LOC6637869 gene encoding uncharacterized protein LOC6637869, protein MRDSAHEISMDTWEQWILEAISKIRSQKQRPSVQRICQAIGTHHKFHEDIVAEQLEKAVESGAVIKVYNKGLHSYKAPMAKRKIKVDKSTNLCKMVAKAVHDLGECEGSTIKNIENYIQKFNCIDLSPNVDFKTVIKTSIKKAVDAGFLIQEGKLYKKGKSLTTPRKCVPQVETIIKGEETCTHCSGNSQKNLNGIPEPLSSCKQCGISLHTTCANIAGKCKSQSYVLLYMLVTKGSLWDCQNCAECSVCKMHNRGPCLLQCFVCKDHFHLTCLDTIPDKKPKHPYRCKSCLKQNLDNPKTFRKDNSKIKVEMENDRYADYDKGYNNSQRRQTIKNESTIDRPSTSKLCIYNDGIKPKRKALGTTSKKLNEIYANQMEQMTPPQQKQNRINTMQKAGGGGYIASHENRKRTFSDLSSSSSSSDSEDDDDDDDDRNNGCDDNDQDESTSSDSCTSSSSDSDSSDSSSDSSEECDDENDEEEEDYDTDRSTLKGKFFDNDKKSAKSHANAKGSNSHDNAELTNENWGFAAVAKNPVDIFTKSKDKGVGGGYGNSKTTSDNCLMSPRTIKDQKGVPKGCALNNNDDKNVSQFSLGPKQQQQQQQQQHHHQQQQQQQQTTTTTTTQKKKIMPLKSMPLASSAKTFDKNDDDIPYLTEETVLKCQMIEEMERCRERKKDDVDVNPDKEEENFATEKENYSNPFDNQHLPPCVNRSDVELYQEVLKKAVIQVSKNDSDKVNEICKKDTNQSPKSIEIGKWNIETWYSSPFPQEYARLLKLYLCEFCLKYTKSRSVLDRHQNKCIWKQPPGTEIFRQGDISVFEVDGNVNKIYCQNLCLLAKFFLDHKTLYYDVEPFLFYILTKNDQSGCHLVGYFSKEKHCTQKYNVSCILTMPQYQRQGYGRFLIDFSYLLSREEGQLGTPEKPLSDLGRLSYFSYWKSIVLEYLYKYRNMPKITFKDIAVKTGLAVSDIALAFELLNFIKLRKNDGDIRYQINVNIDWKKVISHHERVSNSKSRIVIEADCLRWSPLMSSLKSPNNSIKPISNREYLSDQFGKNTETKLNNEINKIEPPAIPTNSNGEKPKTNGDCSSKMNSSNSEKMEVTETISSGRKRSINTDTPAATKPISNVCKKRKLVLEPQPTVDENSDSSDCRPSKKCTTETNVAQHILTKRAQRLAKRNDHLIPHTNKRKHFHRELFDGNSNEVADDLPMHSNEPQPMDDTETVDTEKSVPVQDTVHKKETTGQAIVEKEVNDNKPVNIVPKLRGKQSNGKRSEDCEIPKDVKKDVQQIETEKTFPGEEPKKEVKTKPPTTTTIAAQEEKTVKLMETETQEKEIPSCSSSSKNEMVLDAAVAKKTKKTVFSDITAYNAATPDNNNSLVQHNKTQNSVDSVVEPKTATTLPTTKSEPKNEVKHEIQIPKPVPAETTNPPVVASPPKKEEPPALAKQDIIDDDDDDAKMDIEPPTIPSLPVPPPTKLEQSIVDEVKTKLTEPITVKEQLPPMPPAPVIATKVDPKLEEISTNISQKEVHVEKREAVVIPPPMAKPNKQEVIPVSTENQIIDIPKVNILKESPVIEKQEQPTKQQQQHQQQQQQQQQQQPQQQQQQQQQQTQQQHLPKDIPTEVKTKLNKKLSQSAEFVTVKPETGIVLDKKPDINHSAKLNTMPDREMPTKQQPPIINQLTQIKDEDKTTNATNARSAAVAAAAPPSAPPREKHQLKGNEHTQLQNPIPSQFPINQMPNYHTSQYWQWDYYSYNLSQLDASQKGQKHFHKDLATTMASYTHNFTQNLYQSATNLAMQHAHHHQMQQTKEKHKIDRKASGKKEDQSKNNVAASVSAASTSSANAGREDTPHPQSNCNEYSAAAAVAAAQQSAIYNQKCTAAAQQKQQQQMKSLNAASNTQNTSGGGGGVPRQTNSNPIEPSVLLSNAITHQSSTVSSKQPNNKQEQNVNATATSKIKICHPTIQNAAASSAGGGGGGGGQHSNMQVAGQPDINTNLVYSSESTTNATNVQHYDCGINSVQIGMDSPSTIGSDQISSAPNVHMHQSHRQFSDCSMQNQPATTPMHMSIQNSHMQQQQNAINMNLASEGTQNVNLINSAQQHQHQNRKLNAQQTDIVANSPTATHRATTPKRIRSGNSGQQRDSSKNGSSATSAAANTHHQLPQGGGGSAANISKSQQESLHNLQFTTQLSGQHGHQQNMQPLDYLPISQISQNFSSNPPNYDIVGMPAVIQQRMSLNSSVHSLANSHQRIEQPSSACAVNNFYLQNNMPANENISNASRVPPVSTSLGPPSTTANNDQRQTSHESISASNSTGTTSSLVGNLCSLSKLQQLTNCLETQPCNTSPGAQVNLTPSPHHPIPPNSMTPPPHLLMQNRNISTPPNMLQTQVAPLQYHKYYPSNMNIAPIASTQNTSRNTRNTPSAPVQHSSSSMSGANNRTANVHISPNLMAPYGAINSYRMPPQQSPPAGGYSSGGEYPNSQLPMQMGVMNMQSQYQDACVLQRATQSNAMYPTYSPYLPLNSSIRR, encoded by the exons ATGAGGGACTCTGCACATGAGATTAGTATGGATACATGGGAGCAGTGGATTCTTGAGGCGATCTCAAAGATCAGATCGCAAAAGCAAAGGCCAAGCGTACAAAGGATATGCCAGGCCATCGGTACTCATCATAAATTCCACGAAGATATTGTCGCCGAGCAGCTGGAAAAAGCCGTGGAGTCTGGAGCTGTGATTAAGGTGTACAACAAGGGACTGCACTCATATAAGGCGCCCATGGCGAAAAGGAAGATCAAAGTGGATAAAAGCACTAATCTCTGCAAAATGGTTGCAAAGGCTGTCCACGATTTGGGTGAATGTGAAGGTTCCACAATAAAGAACATCGAGAActatatacaaaaattcaattgtatCGATCTCTCACCGAATGTTGACTTTAAAACCGTAATCAAGACGTCTATCAAAAAAGCAGTAGATGCCGGATTTCTTATACAAGAGGGGAAACTTTACAAGAAAGGAAAATCTCTCACAACACCAAGGAAATGTGTACCACAAGTGGAGACAATAATCAAAGGCGAAGAAACGTGCACACATTGCTCGGGAAATTCACAGAAAAATCTAAATGGCATTCCAGAACCATTGAGTTCCTGCAAGCAATGTGGCATATCCCTGCATACAACCTGCGCCAATATCGCTGGCAAATGCAAATCCCAATCTTATGTTCTGCTCTATATGCTTGTTACCAAGGGATCCCTCTGGGATTGCCAGAACTGTGCGGAATGCTCGGTATGCAAAATGCACAATCGTGGACCTTGTCTCTTGCAGTGTTTTGTTTGCAAGGATCACTTTCATTTAACCTGCCTGGACACCATACCCGACAAGAAACCCAAACATCCTTACAG ATGCAAATCATGTCTTAAACAAAATCTGGACAATCCCAAGACATTTAGAAAGGATAACTCTAAAATAAAAGTCGAGATGGAAAATGATAG ATATGCTGATTATGATAAAGGCTACAACAACTCCCAGAGACgccaaacaattaaaaatgagTCCACCATTGATCGACCCTCAACCTCTAAATTATGTATCTATAATGACGGCATTAAACCGAAACGCAAAGCTTTGGGAACAACATCTAAAAAGTTGAATGAAATATACGCAAATCAAATGGAACAAATGACACCCCCGCAACAGAAACAGAATAGAATAAATACTATGCAAAaggctggtggtggtggctaTATTGCCAGCCATGAGAATCGGAAACGTACATTTTCCGATCTGTCATCATCGAGTTCATCCAGCGACAGCgaagatgacgatgatgatgacgatgatagGAATAATGGTTGTGACGACAATGATCAAGATGAGAGCACATCATCGGATTCATGCACTTCATCCAGTTCAGATTCGGATTCCAGCGACAGTTCAAGCGACAGCTCAGAGGAATGTGATGATGAGAATGATGAAGAGGAGGAGGATTATGACACGGATAGAAGCACATTGAAGGGAAAATTCTTTGACAATGATAAGAAAAGTGCTAAATCGCATGCAAATGCAAAGGGTAGCAACTCGCACGATAATGCTGAATTAACCAATGAGAATTGGGGATTTGCTGCTGTGGCCAAAAATCCAGTTGATATTTTTACCAAATCCAAGGATAAAGGAGTTGGTGGTGGCTATGGTAATAGTAAAACAACAAGCGATAACTGTTTGATGTCACCAAGGACAATTAAGGACCAGAAAGGTGTACCAAAGGGCTGTGCTCTTAATAACAATGATGATAAAAATGTTTCACAGTTCTCTTTAGGTcctaaacaacaacaacaacagcagcagcaacaacatcatcatcaacaacaacaacaacaacaacaaacaactacaactacaacaacccaaaaaaagaaaataatgccACTAAAATCAATGCCATTGGCATCCTCAGCTAAAACCTTCGATAAGAACGATGATGATATTCCTTATCTTACCGAAGAAACTGTCCTCAAATGTCAAATGATTGAAGAAATGGAACGTTGTCGTGAACGCAAGAAGGATGATGTCGATGTAAATCCagataaagaagaagaaaactttGCCacggaaaaagaaaattattccAATCCATTTG ATAATCAACATCTACCACCATGCGTTAATCGAAGCGATGTTGAGTTATATCAAGAAGTGCTGAAAAAGGCAGTCATACAAGTATCCAAAAATGACTCTGATAAAGTCAatgaaatatgtaaaaaagatACAAATCAAAGCCcaaaatcaattgaaattggAAAGTGGAACATTGAGACGTGGTATTCGAGTCCGTTTCCACAGGAATATGCAAG gcTGCTGAAACTTTACTTGTGTGAATTCTGCTTAAAATATACCAAAAGTCGCTCTGTTTTGGATAGACATCAAAATAAATGCATATGGAAACAGCCGCCGGGTACAGAAATCTTTCGTCAAGGAGATATTTCCGTTTTTGAAGTCGATGGAAACGTTAATAAGATCTATTGCCAAAATCTTTGCTTGCTGGCCAAATTCTTCTTGGACCACAAAACGCTTTACTACGATGTCGAACcgtttttattttacattttaacCAAGAACGATCAAAGTGGCTGTCATTTGGTGGGTTATTTTTCCAAGGAGAAGCATTgtacacaaaaatataatgtCTCCTGTATACTTACGATGCCCCAATATCAGAGACAAGGATATGGAAGATTTTTAATCGATTTCAGTTATTTACTGAGTCGTGAGGAAGGTCAATTGGGTACACCAGAGAAACCCCTATCGGATCTTGGTCGTTTGTCGTATTTCTCGTATTGGAAGTCCATTGTTTTGGaatatttgtataaatatagaaatatgCCAAAAATTACATTCAAAGATATTGCTGTTAAGACGGGATTAGCTGTATCCGATATTGCCTTGGCATTCGAACTATTGAATTTTATAAAGCTAAGAAAAAATGATGGTGATATACGATATCAGATCAATGTCAATATTGATTGGAAGAAAGTGATAAGCCATCATGAGCGCGTGAGCAATAGTAAGAGCCGAATTGTAATCGAGGCCGATTGCCTTCGATGGAGCCCGCTGATGTCGTCcttgaaatcgcccaataaTAGCATAAAACCCATATCCAATCGGGAATATCTAAGCGATCAATTTGGCAAGAATACGGAAACAAAGTTAAATaatgaaatcaataaaattgAACCGCCAGCAATTCCGACTAATTCCAATGGAGAAAAACCGAAAACCAATGGAGACTGCAGCAGTAAAATGAATAGCTCAAACTCTGAAAAAATGGAAGTTACGGAAACTATAAGCTCTGGCAGAAAACGCTCCATAAATACTGATACGCCGGCAGCGACTAAACCAATTTCGAATGTttgtaaaaagagaaaattagTTCTTGAACCGCAACCCACCGTGGATGAAAATTCAGATTCCTCGGACTGCAGACCATCGAAGAAGTGCACAACGGAAACGAATGTTGCTCAACATATACTAACGAAACGTGCTCAACGTTTGGCCAAACGTAATGACCATCTAATCCCTCATACAAATAAGAGAAAACACTTTCACCGTGAACTCTTTGATGGCAATTCGAATGAAGTTGCTGATGATCTGCCAATGCACAGCAACGAACCGCAGCCCATGGATGACACTGAAACTGTGGACACTGAAAAATCTGTGCCGGTGCAGGACACCGTTCACAAGAAAGAGACGACTGGCCAGGCCATTGTGGAAAAAGAAGTCAACGACAATAAGCCAGTTAATATTGTTCCAAAACTAAGGGGCAAGCAATCGAATGGCAAACGTTCAGAGGATTGTGAAATTCCAAAAGATGTGAAGAAAGATGTTCAACAAATTGAAACTGAAAAGACATTTCCAGGCGAAGAACCAAAAAAGGAAGTAAAAACTAAACCCCCGACTACTACAACCATAGCCgcacaagaagaaaaaacagtCAAATTGATGGAAACTGAAACGCAGGAGAAAGAAATTCCGAGTTGTAGTAGCAGTAGTAAAAATGAAATGGTTTTGGATGCAGCCGTGGCAAAGAAAACTAAGAAAACTGTCTTCTCCGATATTACGGCCTATAATGCTGCTACTcccgacaacaacaacagtttgGTTCAACataataaaacacaaaattcgGTTGATTCTGTTGTAGAACCCAAAACTGCAACGACTTTACCCACTACCAAGTCGGAACCGAAAAATGAAGTTAAACATGAAATTCAAATACCTAAACCAGTTCctgcagaaacaacaaatcCTCCCGTAGTTGCATCTCCACCTAAGAAAGAGGAACCACCAGCATTGGCTAAACAGGATAttattgatgatgatgatgatgatgctaaAATGGATATAGAACCACCAACAATACCATCATTACCagtaccaccaccaacaaaATTGGAGCAATCAATTGTTGATGAAGTGAAAACTAAACTCACAGAGCCAATCACAGTTAAGGAACAATTGCCGCCCATGCCACCTGCCCCAGTTATTGCCACTAAAGTGGATCCAAAGCTGGAGGAGATTTCAACCAATATTAGTCAGAAAGAAGTTCATGTCGAGAAACGTGAAGCGGTAGTGATTCCGCCTCCAATGGCTAAGCCCAATAAACAGGAAGTTATACCAGTTTCTACTGAGAATCAAATAATTGATATACCTAAAGTAAATATTCTTAAGGAAAGTCCAGTCATAGAAAAGCAAGAACAGCCAActaagcagcagcagcaacatcagcagcagcagcagcaacagcagcagcaacaa ccacagcaacagcagcagcagcaacaacaacaaacacaacaacaacatcttcCCAAAGATATTCCAACTGAAGTTAAAAccaaattgaacaaaaaactCAGCCAATCAGCCGAATTTGTTACTGTGAAACCAGAAACTGGCATCGTTTTAGATAAAAAACCAGACATTAATCATTCAGCTAAACTAAATACTATGCCTGACAGAGAGATGCCAACGAAGCAACAGCCACCAATTATTAATCAGTTGACACAAATCAAGGATGAGGATAAAACAACAAATGCCACAAATGCGCGGTCGGCAGCTGTAGCTGCAGCAGCACCGCCGTCGGCGCCTCCAAGAGAGAAACATCAACTGAAGGGCAATGAGCATACTCAATTGCAAAATCCTATACCATCACAGTTTCCCATAAATCAAATGCCCAACTATCATACATCTCAGTATTGGCAATGGGATTACTATAGCTACAATCTCTCTCAATTGGATGCATCGCAAAAGGGGCAAAAGCATTTCCACAAAGATCTAGCCACCACAATGGCCTCCTATACGCATAATTTTACCCAGAATCTTTATCAATCAGCCACCAATTTGGCCATGCAACatgctcatcatcatcaaatgcAGCAAACGAAAGAGAAACATAAAATCGACCGTAAAGCAAGTGGCAAAAAGGAAGATCAATCCAAGAACAATGTGGCGGCCAGTGTTAGTGCGGCGTCGACATCGTCGGCCAATGCCGGCAGAGAAGATACACCACATCCACAGTCCAATTGTAATGAGTACAGCGCCGCTGCAGCCGTCGCCGCCGCGCAACAATCGGCAATTTATAATCAAAAGTGTACAGCAGCAGctcaacaaaagcaacaacaacaaatgaaatcTTTAAATGCTGCCTCCAATACACAAAATAcaagtggtggtggtggtggtgtacCCAGGCAGACGAACTCCAATCCGATTGAACCGTCCGTTTTACTATCCAATGCAATCACTCATCAATCGTCCACAGTGTCTTCCAAGCAGCCAAACAATAAGCAAGAGCAGAATGTTAATGCAACGGCAacaagtaaaataaaaatctgtCATCCGACTATACAAAATGCAGCTGCATCATCTgctggcggcggcggtggtggtggtggtcaACATTCAAACATGCAAGTTGCTGGTCAACCTGACATTAACACCAATTTAGTATACAGCTCCGAGTCGACGACAAATGCGACAAATGTCCAGCATTACGATTGCGGTATTAATTCAGTGCAAATTGGCATGGATTCACCATCGACCATTGGTTCGGATCAGATAAGCTCCGCACCCAATGTCCATATGCATCAATCGCATCGACAGTTCTCCGATTGCTCAATGCAAAATCAACCTGCTACCACGCCAATGCACATGTCCATACAGAATTCGCAtatgcagcagcaacagaacgCCATAAATATGAATTTAGCTTCCGAGGGAACACAGAATGTCAACTTGATCAATAGTGCGCAACAGCATCAACATCAGAACCGTAAACTAAATGCTCAG cAAACGGATATTGTGGCCAATTCGCCAACAGCTACACATCGGGCCACCACACCCAAACGAATACGAAGTGGAAATAGTGGTCAACAGCGTGACAGCAGCAAGAATGGATCATCTGCGACATCGGCAGCTGCAAACACTCACCATCAACTGCCACAGGGTGGTGGAGGCTCTGCGGCAAATATTTCGAAATCGCAACAGGAATCCCTACATAATTTGCAATTCACCACTCAGTTGAGCGGTCAACATGGTCATCAACAGAATATGCAACCATTGGATTATTTACCAATATCACAAATAAGTCAAAATTTCTCTTCAAATCCGCCCAATTATGATATCGTTGGAATGCCCGCGGTTATTCAACAAAGAATGTCCCTAAATAGTTCGGTGCATTCGCTGGCCAATAGTCATCAGCGTATAGAGCAACCATCGTCGGCGTGTGCTGTAAATAATTTCTATTTGCAAAACAATATGCCAGCCAATGAGAATATATCGAATGCATCACGTGTTCCGCCAGTCTCCACATCTTTGGGTCCGCCATCAACAACTGCCAATAATGATCAGAGACAGACAAGCCATGAATCGATATCGGCATCAAATAGCACGGGCACAACATCATCTCTGGTGGGCAATCTTTGCAGTTTGTCCAAGCTTCAGCAGTTAACCAATTGTCTAGAGACTCAGCCATGTAATACTTCGCCTGGAGCTCAGGTGAATTTGACACCATCTCCGCATCATCCCATTCCCCCCAATTCGATGACACCGCCGCCGCACTTGCTAATGCAGAACAGAAATATTTCTACGCCACCGAATATGTTGCAGACACAAGTCGCACCGTTGCAGTATCACAAATATTATCCGAGCAACATgaatatagctcccatagcaTCGACTCAGAATACAAGTAGAAATACACGTAATACTCCCTCGGCGCCAGTGCAGCATTCCTCATCTTCGATGAGTGGGGCCAATAATCGCACGGCAAATGTTCACATCAGTCCCAATCTAATGGCTCCATATGGTGCAATCAATAGCTACCGCATGCCACCGCAGCAATCGCCTCCCGCTGGTGGCTATAGCTCGGGTGGTGAATATCCGAACTCTCAACTTCCAATGCAAATGGGCGTTATGAATATGCAATCTCAATATCAAGATGCCTGTGTCTTACAAAGAGCCACCCAATCGAATGCAATGTATCCAACGTATTCACCATATTTACCCCTTAATAGTTCCATTCGAAGGTAA
- the LOC6637886 gene encoding ubiquitin-fold modifier-conjugating enzyme 1 codes for MVDDSTRKTLSNIPLLQTRAGPREKDIWVQRLKEEYQALIKYVENNKQSGSDWFRLESNKEGTKWFGKCWYMHNLLKYEFEVEFDIPVTYPTTAPEIAVPELDGKTAKMYRGGKICLTEHFKPLWARNVPKFGIAHAMALGLAPWLAVEIPDLIEKGIISYKEK; via the exons ATGGTGGACGATAGCACTAGAAAAACGTTGAGCAACATTCCTTTGTTACAAACTCGAGCTGGCCCCCGTGAGAAAGATATTTGGGTGCAAAGATTAAAAGAGGAATACCAGGCGCTGATTAAG TATGTAGAAAATAACAAGCAGTCGGGTAGTGATTGGTTCCGTCTCGAGTCGAACAAGGAGGGCACCAAATGGTTTGGAAAATGCTGGTATATGCACAATCTTCTGAAATATGAATTCGAGGTGGAGTTTGACATTCCCGTGACATACCCAACCACAGCTCCAGAGATAGCCGTTCCCGAGTTGGATGGCAAAACAGCAAAAATGTACCGAGGCGGCAAAATTTGCCTAACAGAACACTTTAAGCCTCTGTGGGCAAGAAATGTTCCCAAATTTGGCATTGCCCATGCCATGGCTTTGGGG TTGGCCCCATGGTTAGCCGTTGAGATACCCGATCTCATTGAAAAAGGCATCATCAGCTACAAGGAGAAATAG